The nucleotide sequence CCGCTGGACACCAACCGATGAGCGCCAAGGCCTTCGTCACCCGCCGCATGACCTTCTCCGCGGGCCACCGCCTGCACAACGACGCCCTGTCCGCCGAGGAGAACCGCCTCCTCTACGGCAAGTGCGACAACCCCAACGGCCACGGCCACAACTTCACCGTCGAGGTCACGGTCGCCGGCGAGATCGATCCCCGCAGCGGCATGGTGTTCAACCTCCGCGACCTGAAGAAGGTCATGGTCGAGGTCGTCGAGGACGGTCTCGACCACAAGAACCTCAACCTCGACGTCCCCGTGTTCAAGGGCGTGATCCCGACGGCGGAGAACATCGCCGTCGTGATCTGGGACCTGCTCGCCGCGCGCCTGCCGAAGGGCGCCCTCCACGAGGTGAGGCTCGTCGAGACCGAGAACAACTTCGTCTCCTACCGCGGCTAAAGCCGTCCGTGGCGCAGGATGGCCAGCAGGAGCCAGAACGCCATCACGGCCGACAGCAGGAAGCCGCCCAGGCCGAACACCGGGATGCCGCGCCAGTGCGGCGGGATGCCGGCGTGCACGAGCAGCGCCGAGCCGATGACGAGCGCGCCCAGCAGCAGGGCGTAGGCGAGGCGGTTGCTGGCCTGGTCGAGCCCGGTCAGGACCGGCTCGAGGCCCTTGTGCTCGAACTCGATGAGCAGGCGCCCGCGGCGGGCCTGGCGGATGAGCTCCCGCAGCTCGGAGGGCGCCGAGGCCAGCAGGTCCAAGGTCTCGCGTCCGGCGTCCGCGAGGCGCTCGGCGAAGCGGCCGGACGACGCGCGCTCCTCGTGCACGCGGCGCACGAACGGGGCGCAGGCCGTGATCGCGTCGAACCGGGGGTCCAGCCTCAGCGCGAGGCTCTCGAGCTCGGTCAGCGCCTTGACCATCAGGTAGAGCTCGGGCGGGATGCGCACGCCGTGCCGGGCCGTGATCTGGAAGAGCTGCTCGAGCATCCGTCCCAGGCGCCACTCGGCGAGGGGACGGTAGGCGTACTGGTCCATCAGCTCGCCCATGTCGTCCACGAACAAGCGGGGGTCGGGCTCCTCGTCGTAGTCCGCGAGAGAGAGGAGGGCCCGGCCCAGCAGGGCCTCGTCGCGCTCCGTGACGGCGAAGAAGACGTCGGCCAGGCCCTCGCGCGTCGCGCGGTCGAGCCGGCCGGTCATGCCGAAGTCCACGTAGGCGACGACGTGGTCCGCCTGGACGAACAGGTTCCCCGGGTGCGGGTCGGCGTGGAAGAAGCCGTGGTCGAAGATCATCGCGAGGTACTGGCGGCCGAGGTTCTCGGCGACGATCCGGGGATCGAGGCCGGCGCGCTCGATCGCCGCGACGTCCCCGGCCTTGATCCCGCCGACGCGCTCCAAGGTCAGCACGCGCGAGGAGCTCAGGGCCCGGTGCGCCTCGGGGACGCGGACCGTGGGATCGTCCTCGAACTGGCGGGCGAAGCGCTCGGTGTGCGCGGCCTCGAGCGCGAAGTCCATCTCCCGGTCGAGGGAGCGGGAGATCTCGGAGATCACGCGCGTCGGCTTGCGCCGGCTCCACTCGGGGGAGTGCTTCTCGGCCATGGCCGCGAGATGCGACATGATCTCGAGATCCACGGCGACGACGCGCCGGATGTCGGGCCGCTCGATCTTGACGACGACCTCGCGCCCGTCCGCCAGGCGGGCCGCGTGGATCTGCGCGATCGAGGCCGCCGCGAGCGGGCGGGCGTCGAAGCGCGTGAAGAGCTTGGAGACGGGCCGGCCGAGGTCCTCCTCGACGATGCGCCGCGCCTCCTCCTCGGGGAACGGCGGGACGCTGTCCTGGAGCTTGGACAGCTCGCGGAGATACTCGGCGGAGAACAGGTCGGCGCGCGTGGACAGGTACTGCCCGGCCTTGACGAAGGTCGGGCCGAGCTCCTGCAGGGCCAGGCGCACGCGCTCGGCGCGCGACGCCGTCTCCACCGGCGGACGGCTCATGAAGCCGCGCAGGCCGGCCTCGAGATGGGAATCGAGGCGCATCATGTGCAGCAGGTCGCCGAAGCCGTGCTTGGCGAGGACCGCGGCCACCTCACGATAGCGGTTCAGGTGGCGGTACGTCCGCCCCAGGACCTGCAGGCCGCCCATGGCTCCTCCCGCGCTATTCGACTTTGACGCTCCGGCCGGCGTGGACGCGGGACCGGGACAAGGTCACGCGCAGGATCCCGTTGCGGCACGCCGCTCTCGCCGTGGACGGCTTGACCTGGTCGGGCAGGCGCACCCGGCGCAGGAACTCGCCCCGCGGCAGCTCGCGCCGCCCCGCCCCGTGCGCGCGTCCCTCCTCGCGCCGGCGGCCGCTGACGGTGAGCATGTCCTCGGTGACGCTGACCTTCATGTCGGCCTTGTCCACGCCGGGGAGGGCGAAGCAGACCGTGATCTCGTCGGCGCGCTCCTCCACGTCGGCTTCCGGGACCCAGAGCGCGAGCTGGGAGGGCGCCGCCTCGGCCAGCCGGGACATCAGCATGCGGCGCGCCGGGTACCAGCCCCCGGCCACGGCCTGCTCCACGCCTTCCAGGATGTCGTGCACCGGCTCCCAGCCGGAGCCGTCGGTCTCTCGCGGC is from Elusimicrobiota bacterium and encodes:
- a CDS encoding Hsp20/alpha crystallin family protein, encoding MTTNKRSPRETDGSGWEPVHDILEGVEQAVAGGWYPARRMLMSRLAEAAPSQLALWVPEADVEERADEITVCFALPGVDKADMKVSVTEDMLTVSGRRREEGRAHGAGRRELPRGEFLRRVRLPDQVKPSTARAACRNGILRVTLSRSRVHAGRSVKVE
- a CDS encoding 6-carboxytetrahydropterin synthase, which translates into the protein MSAKAFVTRRMTFSAGHRLHNDALSAEENRLLYGKCDNPNGHGHNFTVEVTVAGEIDPRSGMVFNLRDLKKVMVEVVEDGLDHKNLNLDVPVFKGVIPTAENIAVVIWDLLAARLPKGALHEVRLVETENNFVSYRG
- a CDS encoding AarF/ABC1/UbiB kinase family protein, whose product is MGGLQVLGRTYRHLNRYREVAAVLAKHGFGDLLHMMRLDSHLEAGLRGFMSRPPVETASRAERVRLALQELGPTFVKAGQYLSTRADLFSAEYLRELSKLQDSVPPFPEEEARRIVEEDLGRPVSKLFTRFDARPLAAASIAQIHAARLADGREVVVKIERPDIRRVVAVDLEIMSHLAAMAEKHSPEWSRRKPTRVISEISRSLDREMDFALEAAHTERFARQFEDDPTVRVPEAHRALSSSRVLTLERVGGIKAGDVAAIERAGLDPRIVAENLGRQYLAMIFDHGFFHADPHPGNLFVQADHVVAYVDFGMTGRLDRATREGLADVFFAVTERDEALLGRALLSLADYDEEPDPRLFVDDMGELMDQYAYRPLAEWRLGRMLEQLFQITARHGVRIPPELYLMVKALTELESLALRLDPRFDAITACAPFVRRVHEERASSGRFAERLADAGRETLDLLASAPSELRELIRQARRGRLLIEFEHKGLEPVLTGLDQASNRLAYALLLGALVIGSALLVHAGIPPHWRGIPVFGLGGFLLSAVMAFWLLLAILRHGRL